The Salvia miltiorrhiza cultivar Shanhuang (shh) chromosome 1, IMPLAD_Smil_shh, whole genome shotgun sequence genome has a window encoding:
- the LOC130999827 gene encoding nuclear pore complex protein NUP93A-like: MASDADMSGWTGLLHSSSKLIEQTAPSAQFPPLQRNLDQLEALSKKLKAKTLRAEAPSQSIAATRLLAREGLNAEQLARDLKSFELKTTFEDVFPAEATTVEEYLQQVHEMAMLSAVQEAQKDNLRSFNDYMMSVLQEDWQKEKRDFLQSLSRISILPRTNIRDSSSGISRQGQIVPMTSGPELSSGQSGAELALLADKPVVEKKAAAYAEVVKNLNSARQHGLPFKPAAAFKNAYESLKMDSSGSKSVSMLKIWHLIMTLMGEDPSVKRGVSKRISLVIGARHHLEWGHEKYVMDMIHSHPAQAALGGAVGNLQRIRAFLRMRLREYGVLDFDAGDSRRQPPIDTTWQQIYFCLRTGYYDDALGVARTSRVSQQFTPLLAEWISTGGMVSAETAASASEECEKILRMVDRVGRPSYDKKKLLLHAIISGSRRLIDRLLRELPTIFNTIEDFLWFMLSAVRESSGGSSSSVVLNGGVSSYSLDDLQAYLNKFEPSYYTKNGKDPLVYPYVLLLSIQLLPGILHLSKDIGDNGFSVDSVHISIVLADYSVLSEGSGSGQKLGVMDALAEASSIIRQYGAAYLCHGDLLMALEYYAQAAAAVGGGQLSWIGRASVDQQRQRTLMLKQLLTEILLRDGGISLLLGSRGAGEEGQLGRFLTDGKTRQQFLFEAARQCQDAGLYDKSIEIQKRIGAFSAALDTINKCLAEALCALSRGRLDGESRITGLVHSGNEILETFKYYPEISPQERATVIEQQNVLRQLEAILAIHKLARSGNQLDALREIARLPFLPLDPRSADFASDVFQNVSPHVEACVPGLLKDALTCLDNVSDTDGSLRAMRAKIANFLANNLNRNWPRDLYEKIARSL, encoded by the exons atgGCGAGCGATGCCGACATGAGTGGTTGGACCGGTCTTTTGCATTCCTCTTCGAAGCTAATCGAACAAACCGCTCCTTCTGCTCAGTTTCCGCCGCTTCAG AGGAATTTGGATCAGTTGGAGGCTCTGTCGAAGAAGCTGAAGGCGAAAACCCTACGAGCCGAAGCTCCTTCTCAGTCTATTGCGGCTACTAg GCTATTAGCCCGGGAGGGGTTAAATGCAGAGCAGCTAGCTCGCGATCTCAAGTCCTTTGAATTGAAG ACCACATTTGAAGATGTATTTCCTGCTGAGGCAACAACAGTTGAAGAGTATCTCCAACAG GTCCATGAAATGGCAATGCTCTCAGCTGTTCAGGAAGCTCAGAAGGATAATCTTAGAAGTTTCAATGATTATATGATGTCTGTATTGCAG GAGGACTGgcaaaaggaaaaaagagatTTCCTTCAGAGCCTGAGTCGAATTTCAATACTACCTAGAACAAATATCCGTGATTCGAGCAGTGGGATTAGTCGCCAGGGTCAAATAGTGCCTATGACTTCAGGTCCTGAGCTTTCATCGGGACAATCTGGTGCTGAGCTGGCACTTTTGGCTGATAAACCCGTAGTTGAAAAAAAGGCTGCCGCATATGCAGAAGTTGTGAAGAATCTTAACAGTGCTAGACAGCATGGCTTACCCTTCAAA CCTGCTGCAGCTTTCAAAAATGCATATGAAAGTCTGAAAATGGACTCATCTGGCTCAAAATCTGTCAGCATGCTGAAGATTTGGCACCTAATTATG ACATTAATGGGTGAGGATCCAAGTGTAAAACGGGGTGTTTCTAAGAGAATATCCTTAGTGATTGGAGCTCGGCACCATCTGGAGTGGGGACATGAGAAGTATGTAATGGATATGATTCATAGTCATCCTGCACAG GCTGCACTTGGCGGGGCTGTTGGAAATCTGCAAAGAATCCGTGCCTTCCTTCGG ATGCGTTTGAGGGAATACGGAGTTCTTGACTTTGATGCAGGTGATTCCCGTCGACAACCTCCTATAGACACCACGTGGCAGCAG ATATACTTTTGCCTGAGAACTGGATACTATGACGATGCTCTGGGAGTTGCTCGAACATCTCGTGTCTCGCAGCAATTCACTCCTCTG CTTGCTGAGTGGATTTCTACTGGAGGTATGGTATCAGCAGAGACTGCAGCTTCTGCTTCAGAAGAATGCGAGAAAATATTACGGATGGTTGACCGAGTTGGTCGGCCTTCATATGACAAGAAAAAATTACTCTTGCATGCTATCATATCTGGTTCCAGGAGGCTGATTGACCGGTTGCTTAGAGAGCTACCTACTATCTTTAATACAATTGAGGATTTCTTATGGTTCATGTTGTCCGCTGTACGTGAAAGCTCTGGTGGTTCCTCCTCTTCGGTTGTTCTCAATGGCGGAGTATCATCTTACAGTTTGGACGATTTACAAGCATATCTGAATAAATTTGAGCCATCTTATTATACAAAGAATGGAAAGGACCCTTTAGTGTATCCATATGTATTACTTTTAAGCATCCAGCTGCTTCCCGGCATTCTTCATTTGTCGAAAGATATTGGAGATAATGGATTTAGTGTTGATTCAGTGCATATATCAATTGTGCTAGCTGACTATAGCGTCCTTTCTGAAGGTTCTGGGTCAGGACAAAAACTTGGAGTGATGGATGCCTTGGCTGAGGCATCCAGCATTATTAGGCAATATGGGGCAGCGTATTTGTGCCATGGTGACCTTTTAATGGCATTGGAGTATTATGCTCAAGCAGCTGCCGCCGTGGGTGGTGGGCAATTGTCATGGATTGGAAGAGCTAGTGTGGATCAGCAAAGGCAGAGGACCTTGATGTTAAAGCAACTCCTGACAGAGATTCTTTTACGTGATGGCGGTATATCTCTTTTGCTTGGCTCAAGAGGTGCTGGAGAAGAAGGTCAGTTGGGAAGATTTTTGACTGATGGGAAGACACGACAACAGTTTTTGTTCGAAGCTGCTCGACAGTGTCAGGATGCTGGTTTATATGATAAA TCCATAGAGATCCAAAAAAGAATCGGGGCATTTTCTGCTGCATTGGATACAATAAATAAGTGTCTGGCTGAAGCTCTTTGCGCCTTATCTCGTGGAAGACTGGATGGTGAAAGCAGGATCACTGGACTTGTACACTCTGGAAATGAGATCTTGGAAACATTCAAATACTACCCTGAAATCAG TCCTCAAGAGAGAGCCACTGTAATTGAGCAACAAAATGTGCTGAGGCAGCTCGAAGCAATCTTAGCTATCCATAAACTCGCAAGGTCTGGGAATCAGCTTGATGCATTGAGGGAGATTGCTAGACTTCCATTTCTTCCACTGGACCCAAGGTCTGCAGATTTTGCGTCTGATGTCTTCCAAAACGTGTCACCTCATGTTGAAGCCTGCGTACCGGGCCTTCTCAAAGACGCTCTCACTTGTTTGGACAACGTCAGTGATACAGACGGATCACTCCGTGCTATGAGAGCAAAG ATCGCCAACTTTCTTGCTAACAACCTTAATCGGAACTGGCCTCGTGATTTGTATGAAAAGATTGCTCGAAGCTTGTGA
- the LOC130999821 gene encoding protein LIGHT-DEPENDENT SHORT HYPOCOTYLS 4-like encodes MDVECPNSGSSSSNNNNNNNSSSAAAATLSRYENQKRRDWNTFGQYLKNHRPPLSLSRCSGAHVLEFLRYLDQFGKTKVHNPICPFFGHPNPPAPCPCPLRQAWGSLDALVGRLRAAYEENGGKPDTNPFGARAVRLYLREVRDLQSKARGVSYEKKKRKRPPPPPPPPPGPGEGL; translated from the coding sequence ATGGATGTGGAGTGCCCCAACTcgggcagcagcagcagtaacaacaacaacaacaacaacagctcctccgcggcggcggcgacgctgAGCCGGTACGAGAACCAGAAGCGGCGCGACTGGAACACGTTCGGGCAGTACCTGAAGAACCACCGGCCGCCGCTGTCGCTGAGCCGGTGCAGCGGAGCCCACGTGCTGGAGTTCCTCCGGTACCTGGACCAGTTCGGGAAGACGAAGGTGCACAACCCCATCTGCCCCTTCTTCGGGCACCCCAACCCCCCCGCCCCCTGCCCCTGCCCGCTCCGCCAGGCCTGGGGCAGCCTCGACGCCCTCGTCGGCCGCCTCCGCGCCGCCTACGAGGAAAATGGCGGCAAGCCCGACACCAACCCCTTCGGCGCTAGGGCCGTGCGCCTCTACCTGCGCGAGGTGCGCGATCTGCAGTCCAAGGCCAGGGGGGTCAGCTACGAGAAGAAGAAGCGGAAGCGCCCGCCGcccccgccgccgcctccccccgGCCCCGGTGAAGGTTTATGA
- the LOC130999832 gene encoding protein CUP-SHAPED COTYLEDON 3-like: MGLRDIGHSLPPGFRFYPSDEELVCHYLRKKIANEELLRGTLVEIDLHTCEPWQLPDMAKLNSKEWYFFSFRDRKYATGYRTNRATISGYWKATGKDRVVLDPMSRAVVGMRKTLVFYKNRAPNGIKTGWIMHEFRLENPHMPPKEDWVLCRVFYKSRGESSNPQNLYDHHSTSPNLGTSPTSEHALLNVDHQNMITSFYQGQNPNPNPSTSLGLSPVHSGYLHIYPEERESGPSTSDHNHRSKCEDDYGFLFDMSIDYSNGVASYLEEVRFDHDSSSVFI; encoded by the exons atggGTCTGAGAGACATCGGTCACTCATTGCCACCAGGATTTAGGTTTTATCCGAGTGATGAAGAGCTGGTTTGCCATTATCTTCGAAAAAAGATTGCAAATGAAGAACTTCTTCGAGGCACTTTAGTCGAAATCGATCTCCATACTTGTGAGCCATGGCAGCTCCCTG ATATGGCGAAGCTGAACTCAAAGGAGTGGTACTTCTTTAGCTTCCGTGATCGAAAATATGCAACCGGTTACCGGACCAACCGGGCCACCATCTCCGGCTACTGGAAGGCCACCGGCAAGGATAGGGTTGTGCTCGACCCTATGAGCCGGGCCGTCGTGGGCATGAGAAAGACTCTAGTTTTCTACAAGAATAGGGCTCCCAATGGGATCAAAACTGGATGGATCATGCATGAATTTCGCCTTGAGAACCCTCATATGCCTCCTAAG GAAGACTGGGTACTATGCAGAGTATTTTACAAATCAAGAGGTGAAAGTAGCAACCCACAAAATTTGTATGATCATCATTCTACTTCTCCTAATTTGGGTACATCACCAACAAGTGAACATGCCTTGCTCAATGTTGATCATCAAAACATGATCACTTCCTTCTATCAAGGccaaaaccctaaccctaaccctagcacCTCCCTCGGCCTATCGCCCGTCCATTCGGGATATCTGCATATATATCCCGAGGAGCGAGAGTCTGGTCCATCAACCTCCGATCATAATCACAGATCCAAGTGCGAGGACGACTATGGATTCTTGTTCGATATGAGCATCGACTACTCGAATGGTGTAGCTTCTTATCTTGAGGAAGTTAGATTTGATCATGATAGCAGCtcggtttttatttaa